Within the Rhizobium favelukesii genome, the region CCTTGGGTGGCGGGGCTTTGCCGGTCGCGCCGGGGCGTTCGAGCATCTCAAGCGTTTCTGCACGCGTGAACCAGCGGCAGTCCTCCAGCTCCTGGCTGTCGAACTTCACGTGCTCGGACCTGGCTTCGGCGTAGCAGCCGATCATCAGTGAATGCGGCATCGGCCAGGGTTGCGAGGCGTGGTAGCGGATCCTTCCCGTGTGGATTCCGGATTCCTCCAACGTCTCGCGCCGCACGGCGTTCTCGATCGTCTCACCCGGCTCGACGAAACCGGCGAGACAGGAATACATACCCGGCGCAAAATGCGGGCTGCGGCCGAGCAGGCAGAGATCGCGTTCCTCGTCGATCGTCAGCATGATGACGACGGGATCGGTGCGCGGGAAGATTTCGTGTCCGCAGGCCCAGCAGACGCGCTTGTACCCGCCGATATGGATTTCCATGGTCGAGCCGCAGCGGCCGCAGAACTTGTTGTCCCGGTTCCAACGGATGAGGCTTGCGCCCTGGGCGAACTCACCGAGAAGGACTTCATCAAGCAGCATCTCGCGAAATAGCGAGCGTCCGTCCGAGGGCTTGTATTGGCTAGCCAATTCCTCTTCCGCGACGCCGACGGGAACCGCAAGCCGGGGCTCGCCGGTCTTGCGATAGCCGAGCAGCACTGTTTCGTCCCAGTTCGGCTGCAGGTCTTTCAGTTCGTAACGGGCAAACAGCGGATCGAGCACCTGTCCGTCGTGCTTCAATACCAATTTGTCGCCCGCAAAAGCGAAGATATGCGTTCCTTCCTTCGCAAGTGCCTTGTCGACGGAAGTCTCGTCGCGATGTTCGGAATCGCGGATCAGGTCGTTGGCAGCGAAGGCAGTCAGGCTGCTGGGTTCCGGATGCGGAACATCCGAATCGAAAAGCGAACGGCTCATGATGAAAGGGCTTCCCGCAACTTCTCTATAAGGTCGTCTCTCTTATCCGCCGCATAGGGTTCAGCCTTGCCAAATCCCCAAACCGGATTTGGCCAATTGGCATCGCCTTCGAAGCGGGCAATGACATGAACATGCAGCTGACGGACGATGTTGCCAAGGGCCCCGATATTGATTTTTGCGGCGCCGGTGATCTTCTTCAGGGCGGAGGCGACCATCTCCGTCTCGAATGTCAGCAACACCTGATCGAGCGGGGTCAGTTCGAAGACTTCGGTGACATCCGTCCTGCGCGGTACGAGAATCAGCCACGGCCAACGGGCGTCCTTCGACAGCCTGAGATCGCAGAGCCCCGTCTGCATAA harbors:
- the nudC gene encoding NAD(+) diphosphatase codes for the protein MSRSLFDSDVPHPEPSSLTAFAANDLIRDSEHRDETSVDKALAKEGTHIFAFAGDKLVLKHDGQVLDPLFARYELKDLQPNWDETVLLGYRKTGEPRLAVPVGVAEEELASQYKPSDGRSLFREMLLDEVLLGEFAQGASLIRWNRDNKFCGRCGSTMEIHIGGYKRVCWACGHEIFPRTDPVVIMLTIDEERDLCLLGRSPHFAPGMYSCLAGFVEPGETIENAVRRETLEESGIHTGRIRYHASQPWPMPHSLMIGCYAEARSEHVKFDSQELEDCRWFTRAETLEMLERPGATGKAPPPKGAIAHRLMRDWVEWKRQ
- a CDS encoding HIT domain-containing protein, whose protein sequence is MDDFKLDRRLESDSDRVMQTGLCDLRLSKDARWPWLILVPRRTDVTEVFELTPLDQVLLTFETEMVASALKKITGAAKINIGALGNIVRQLHVHVIARFEGDANWPNPVWGFGKAEPYAADKRDDLIEKLREALSS